From a single Sorghum bicolor cultivar BTx623 chromosome 5, Sorghum_bicolor_NCBIv3, whole genome shotgun sequence genomic region:
- the LOC8076328 gene encoding expansin-B11 produces MASSSSFLLAMAALAALFAVGLCGNSVTLTVGKGTTPTYTHLVLVANLPIHELAIREKGAAEFLDDMKESPAKTFTQDSKAPLKGPLSVRFAVKGGGYRNRDEIFPVGLKPGAVINTNIPF; encoded by the coding sequence ATGGCATCCTCGTCCTCCTTCCTGCTCGCAATGGCAGCGCTGGCAGCATTGTTTGCTGTTGGATTGTGCGGCAACAGTGTGACCTTGACGGTCGGCAAGGGCACTACCCCCACGTACACCCACCTAGTCCTTGTCGCCAACCTCCCCATCCATGAGCTGGCCATCAGAGAAAAGGGCGCCGCGGAATTTTTGGACGACATGAAGGAGTCACCAGCCAAGACCTTTACACAAGACAGCAAGGCACCGCTCAAGGGACCCCTCTCCGTCCGCTTTGCTGTGAAGGGTGGTGGCTACCGCAACAGGGATGAGATTTTCCCTGTTGGATTGAAGCCTGGCGCAGTTATCAACACTAACATCCCGTTTTGA